In Uranotaenia lowii strain MFRU-FL chromosome 2, ASM2978415v1, whole genome shotgun sequence, one genomic interval encodes:
- the LOC129745611 gene encoding protein PTCD3 homolog, mitochondrial codes for MYTLYKSVSQLPLHHAAIRVSTVSRLLSSTRVSQQQNSPSSAEVEKIVIPRRIERGPTDILNALSATVGYDPTAAHFKYHDDPYLIPMSNMSRKTYAMAQEAGRKAAKWIRQENTKLFQHKEADPPIEAYVPTMIYTEESQVQATDLKQLIEHVQIQDAILVYNLLKKNNIEVDQELKQSLLELLCFFNHEEALDEEFIEERWFRQGSNNRGRLRKTWKDYELAEQIFHEIEQKKPEHYAALIRGMAKYCQVEKAWALYQETIEKGISLDTNTFNSLLQIASFLKESYEMRWELTCDVLSAMKSQGLKPNVGTLNAILQTITTIGGYNHPRSYALKTLSEFKKLGIEPSLASWYYVLAIFCRERGPTSHVLHDIMNEIENKEFEIVDPKDTFFFVTAMDVCRNHLQDKDLAKRVNKLLHFKDNYNLIGDSYKESIYYRHYFTILCNSEPLESFMETYNLLVPNVYIPEPSVMEDILKSIDVNCATNYIPEMWSHMIQFDHTNRESLLSLVLQIMITNPPKDNPDLTQKFTTIAWNMFVRQEEAQQMTNNSAAKTGLSGVILGDILTICCRGKDFEKAKRLFEKLNTEQNSIVGDPKLESLRSFIQFCIDEKQPTLAIGCLQFCAENGYPESSELGRTIVSSMTLHESHLAKIRRYVGVEAVTKAEKHQEQ; via the exons ATGTACACATTATACAAATCGGTGTCCCAGTTGCCGCTGCATCATGCCGCGATCCGAGTTTCTACGGTAAGTCGGCTGCTTAGCTCCACACGAGTTAGCCAACAGCAGAACTCGCCATCATCAGCGGAGGTGGAAAAAATAGTCATTCCCCGGCGAATCGAGCGGGGACCGACGGACATCCTCAATGCTCTGTCCGCCACGGTGGGATACGATCCGACGGCTGCTCACTTCAAGTATCACGACGATCCGTATCTGATTCCGATGTCGAACATGAGCCGGAAGACGTATGCTATGGCCCAGGAAGCCGGCCGGAAGGCAGCCAAGTGGATCCGGCAGGAGAATACTAAACTGTTCCAG CACAAGGAAGCCGATCCACCGATTGAAGCCTATGTCCCCACGATGATTTACACTGAGGAAAGTCAGGTTCAGGCTACCGACTTGAAGCAGCTGATCGAGCACGTTCAAATTCAGGATGCTATTTTAGTCTACaatttattgaagaaaaataacatCGAGGTAGATCAAGAGCTCAAACAATCTCTGTTGGAATTGCTCTGTTTTTTCAACCACGAGGAAGCGCTCGATGAAGAGTTTATCGAAGAACGTTGGTTCCGGCAAGGATCGAACAACAGAGGAAGGCTACGAAAAACATGGAAAGATTATGAACTCGCCGAGCAAATATTCCACGAAATAGAGCAGAAAAAACCGGAGCATTATGCTGCATTGATTAGAGGGATGGCGAAGTACTGCCAAGTGGAAAAAGCCTGGGCGTTATATCAGGAGACTATTGAAAAAGGGATCAGCTTGGATACAAACACGTTTAATAGTTTGCTCCAGATAGCTTCATTCTTGAAGGAGAGCTATGAAATGCGCTGGGAATTGACGTGTGATGTTTTGAGTGCAATGAAAAGCCAAGGGCTGAAACCAAATGTCGGCACACTGAATGCTATTCTCCAAACGATCACCACTATTGGTGGTTACAATCATCCACGTTCCTATGCATTGAAAACACTTTCAGAATTCAAGAAACTTGGTATAGAACCATCCTTAGCAAGTTGGTACTACGTATTGGCTATCTTCTGCAGAGAACGAGGACCTACTAGCCATGTGCTGCACGACATaatgaatgaaattgaaaataaggaGTTTGAGATAGTTGACCCGAAGGACACTTTCTTCTTTGTAACTGCTATGGATGTTTGCCGGAACCATCTCCAGGATAAGGATCTGGCCAAACGAGTCAACAAACTTTTACATTTCAAAGACAATTATAACCTCATCGGAGATTCCTACAAAGAATCGATCTATTATCGACATTATTTCACCATCCTGTGTAATTCTGAACCATTAGAATCATTCATGGAAACTTACAATCTTCTGGTGCCCAACGTGTATATCCCGGAACCATCGGTGATGGAAGACATTCTTAAATCCATCGATGTGAATTGTGCAACCAACTACATACCGGAAATGTGGTCTCACATGATCCAATTCGATCACACCAATCGAGAAAGTCTTCTCTCACTAGTGCTTCAAATAATGATCACAAATCCTCCGAAAGACAATCCCGACCTAACACAAAAATTCACCACAATCGCTTGGAACATGTTCGTGCGACAAGAGGAAGCGCAACAGATGACAAATAACAGTGCCGCCAAAACCGGACTATCTGGAGTTATACTTGGTGACATCCTGACCATTTGCTGCCGAGGAAAAGATTTCGAAAAAGCTAAGCGTCTGTTCGAAAAGCTTAACACAGAACAGAACTCCATCGTAGGGGACCCCAAACTAGAAAGCCTCCGATCGTTCATACAGTTTTGTATAGACGAGAAACAACCCACCCTAGCCATAGGATGTCTGCAGTTCTGTGCCGAGAATGGGTATCCGGAAAGCAGCGAGCTGGGGCGTACCATCGTGAGCTCGATGACCCTGCATGAATCGCATTTGGCCAAGATCCGGCGATACGTCGGTGTTGAGGCTGTAACGAAAGCCGAAAAACATCAGGAACAGTAA
- the LOC129748400 gene encoding uncharacterized protein LOC129748400: protein MGSGISHVDDPREPTHKLIAACITGNREVEYEHLTDTTQQTECCFPTTNRPSRSSARSINEAEVEQKILARISQIKHADDSFHMEKKMLRQNKNVPIGRSSSPTRDSCSHCEHEHQQPCCLYTGDNKEDLLMYPRWKSHLEQTTIAPGEFPLIPEAISAGSTPNWFPTTTSIEPLFQQLNSLHKTTSSVDSRRSIPSSRERRPTQVFYYITVLNELDNDLEVLPEQRPTPYQLYMQQQVSRKEPQVIVWMPANSRQQEKPAEEMVPTSTPTPPPVFRSLKPKLPPSSSSFQIVKTYRRRVDS, encoded by the coding sequence ATGGGAAGCGGAATAAGTCACGTGGATGATCCCAGAGAGCCCACTCACAAATTGATTGCGGCTTGCATCACTGGAAACCGAGAAGTGGAATACGAACATCTAACAGATACCACACAGCAAACCGAGTGTTGCTTTCCGACGACAAACAGACCATCGAGATCGTCAGCCAGATCAATCAACGAAGCAGAAGTAGAGCAGAAAATCCTCGCGCGCATAAGTCAAATCAAACACGCGGACGACAGCTTTCACATGGAGAAGAAGATGTTGCGTCAGAACAAGAACGTTCCAATTGGTCGCAGTTCCAGTCCTACGAGAGATTCCTGCAGTCATTGCGAGCACGAGCACCAGCAACCCTGCTGTTTGTACACGGGCGATAACAAGGAAGACCTCCTAATGTATCCACGTTGGAAGAGTCATCTAGAACAAACGACGATTGCGCCCGGCGAGTTCCCACTGATACCTGAAGCAATTTCAGCCGGCAGCACACCAAACTGGTTTCCGACCACCACGTCGATTGAACCCCTGTTTCAGCAGCTTAACTCGCTTCACAAAACGACATCGTCGGTTGATTCACGCCGATCCATTCCGAGCTCACGCGAACGACGACCAACGCAGGTGTTCTACTACATCACCGTGCTGAACGAGTTAGATAACGACCTGGAAGTGTTGCCAGAGCAGCGCCCGACACCCTATCAGTTGTACATGCAACAGCAAGTGAGTCGAAAAGAGCCACAGGTCATCGTTTGGATGCCAGCCAATTCGCGGCAGCAAGAGAAACCAGCCGAAGAAATGGTTCCAACGTCAACGCCAACACCGCCGCCGGTGTTCCGATCGCTTAAACCGAAACTACCGCCTTCGAGTTCCAGCTTTCAGATTGTCAAAACCTACCGTCGTCGGGTTGATTCGTAG